A region from the Vicia villosa cultivar HV-30 ecotype Madison, WI linkage group LG3, Vvil1.0, whole genome shotgun sequence genome encodes:
- the LOC131655524 gene encoding photosystem I reaction center subunit N, chloroplastic isoform X2, whose amino-acid sequence MAAMNSSVLACSYAISGSDLNAKLISMPSVATPVGVSGSKLPSIKAQQARIPKAKQSEGRRNALALLAATLFTTAVSANNSSANASVFDEYLEKSKANKELNDKKRLATSGANFARAYTVQFGTCKFPENFTGCQDLAKQKYHSFLKIWILNVKEKTNTSVVLMFSGNGEKMTTFYLPSVALFELYPTSP is encoded by the exons ATGGCTGCAATGAACTCAAGTGTATTGGCATGTAGCTATGCCATCTCTGGTTCTGACCTCAATGCAAAGCTCATTTCCATGCCCTCTGTTGCAACACCAGTCGGAGTCTCAGGCTCCAAGTTGCCATCCATCAAGGCCCAGCAAGCCAGAATCCCCAAAGCCAAACAATCGGAAGGAAGGAGAAATGCCCTTGCCTTATTAGCAGCTACTCTTTTTACCACTGCTGTTTCAGCCAACAATTCATCCGCTAATGCTAGTGTATTTGATGAATACCTTGAGAAGAGCAAGGCCAACAAG GAATTGAATGACAAGAAGAGGTTAGCTACTAGTGGAGCAAACTTTGCAAGAGCATATACAGTGCAATTTGGTACTTGCAAGTTCCCTGAGAATTTCACTGGTTGCCAAGATCTAGCTAAACAGAAG TACCATTCATTTCTGAAGATTTGGATCTTGAATGTGAAGGAAAAGACAAATACAAGTGTGGTTCTAATGTTTTCTGGAAATGGTGAAAAAATGACAACATTTTATTTGCCTAGTGTTGCTCTCTTTGAATTGTATCCAACTTCTCCTTGA
- the LOC131655524 gene encoding photosystem I reaction center subunit N, chloroplastic isoform X1 encodes MAAMNSSVLACSYAISGSDLNAKLISMPSVATPVGVSGSKLPSIKAQQARIPKAKQSEGRRNALALLAATLFTTAVSANNSSANASVFDEYLEKSKANKELNDKKRLATSGANFARAYTVQFGTCKFPENFTGCQDLAKQKKVPFISEDLDLECEGKDKYKCGSNVFWKW; translated from the exons ATGGCTGCAATGAACTCAAGTGTATTGGCATGTAGCTATGCCATCTCTGGTTCTGACCTCAATGCAAAGCTCATTTCCATGCCCTCTGTTGCAACACCAGTCGGAGTCTCAGGCTCCAAGTTGCCATCCATCAAGGCCCAGCAAGCCAGAATCCCCAAAGCCAAACAATCGGAAGGAAGGAGAAATGCCCTTGCCTTATTAGCAGCTACTCTTTTTACCACTGCTGTTTCAGCCAACAATTCATCCGCTAATGCTAGTGTATTTGATGAATACCTTGAGAAGAGCAAGGCCAACAAG GAATTGAATGACAAGAAGAGGTTAGCTACTAGTGGAGCAAACTTTGCAAGAGCATATACAGTGCAATTTGGTACTTGCAAGTTCCCTGAGAATTTCACTGGTTGCCAAGATCTAGCTAAACAGAAG AAAGTACCATTCATTTCTGAAGATTTGGATCTTGAATGTGAAGGAAAAGACAAATACAAGTGTGGTTCTAATGTTTTCTGGAAATGGTGA